The DNA window CTTGtctttaaaaattcatcaaataCCTTGGTAATCATTCTCTTTATAAGTCAGCATTCCAGTATGTACTAGATTATCATTTCAGTATTTTAGAATAATAAAATAAGAAACGTACACTAAACTTGTCAGGAATTCATTTTCCTTTGCGTCCCTGCTAGAAGCTAGTATCGCGTTGTTCTCAGACGCACATCTCGTTACTGCGGTATCACGATCAACTTCATCGTAAAACGCCTTGTAGCACTGGCCCTGGTAAGGTATCCATCCGGTTTTACAACCTTAAGTAGAATATAAAGGTGcggtttcaaaaatatttttattttctaaaaccATTGAAAAATCCTACAAACAACCTGATCCGAAgagaaatattaattaaaaaaaaacaccacgaACTAAAAACTGATAATCGGTTTGTTTTGCTTTTGCTTTCATACCGAAACAAGTAGGGCTGATTGGTCGGAATTTTTCTCCCTTTTTTCACAGGTGTTTGAGGACAAAATCGACCATCCCACCTTCCACTCCCACCCCAAGTATATAGACCcggactttattttttttttaaataaaattatccttttatggcatatttctaatctaatttatacaattattgcacacaattacctaaaaaaaacattttttaaaaatcagggGGTTGGGGCAGAAGGGGGAGTCGATCCTGTTCTCAAGCACATGTGCCTTATTTAGCAGTATCTATACGTGCCTGTTTGATACTGAACACTGCTGAGAGTGTAAAATgagaattcaaaataataataagttgAACAATACCTGaattctttgatatttattttccatACAATACATGCTACGtgcatataaaacaaaacacttgcATGGTCGTTCTAACGAAGTTTATTACGGAACGCCATTGTCTATTTTCACTTTGAAAATATAACAGAAGGTTACTTGCTTAAAAAGGAGCGTCATTGTGTGGTGATTCAAATTTGTGGATATATCGATGATCCAACTACCGTAAAAGGCGGTCACTTGATTAGGGCCGAGGGTTTTATGCAAGTGACCAACTATGCAGAAGTGTATGCTGAAAGTCGGATATATActgatttcaaaagaaaaactgCTACAAGCGACAAGAtgacaagattttttttccagatcgGACAAATACGGAAATTGACGATCTTCagttaaaatcataaataaagttTCAAGTTGGTGTAGCAGTCTAGGGTCGGTCAGGAAAGTGGaaacaaaccttttttttttcttggccatataataataaaaaacagttTGAATTTGTAGAGctaaacaaaatcaattttttatgtataattgcATTATTACTGTTATGCAAGGAAAACTTGGTAAAGAATTTTCTCACGTCCGCAAGTAAATCCTGCGTTTGACCATGTTCCGTCAGCTAAACAGGTGATTGTCTGAGTCTCGAAAGCGTTTGTTTCACAAGAAAGTACCACCGTCTCATCAACAGAGTAACTTTCTTTAAGGACTCCACTTGTTGAATCTGAGGGTACCACCGGCATTCCACACGTTACTGAACCAACTGTCaatgattttaagtaaattttaacagtatatatttattatatttgaaTAACATAAAAGTAATTTAATACACATACTAGTATATGCATTAGTTTGCCTGACAATGCAGTACAAATAACTCTAattaatatctacatgtattttcttcacAATGTGTTTACAGACTGACAGATTTGACAAAATACAGATAAGCTAGTTTTGTTTCCAACGCGAGGgggaaaaaatcaaaagtaaaaaaagcCAAAATCAAAAGTCATACTAGAACCACATCAGAAATCATAAACAAATACAGTTCATTGTAACTAACAACTAAATACCTCCTGTTTGCAGTTGTTGATTGCACAGATTGCAAGACATCCTACAGCCTCTTTGTAGTTCAGGATCTCTTTCACAACTCAGCATATCTGTTACCCTTTCTTCGCAATCATCAAATATGTCGAAACATTTttctacaataaaaatattactttctAGATACACCGCCAGAAGTTCATTTCTTGATATATCATTATCAAGTGTTATATGATATTCAAAAAATCACCGATTCCACAAACGTCACAATATCCCCTGGTACACAGATACTTGTTGGTAATGCACCAAGGTCTGGTGCCGTGGCCAGGATTTCGACAATAATTATTGAGAAGATCGTCATCAAGatccctggaaaaaaaaaagggggggggggggaataatATTATCATACTATGTCATCGATTTCGGTCTAGAATTTATATATCCGTATTGAAAGCATTATACATCTACGTGAAAAGTTTCTTTAACTTTATCAAGTGCATTGATTAACACTTAATAGATATTGTGAAATCACTATTTTTGAATGCTTACATAGGATTGTATGTACTACTTAAACAGTGTTTGACTTCTGACCAAGGCACACATTTGGCAAACCGTCTGGTTATATCAACTGTTCCTCTGTAGTTTTCTCCGTTGTTGGTGTAACAGAAGCTGGAATCATTTTCTGTGCGATCAAGAAAGGAAtccataaatttcaaaatttaaaaaaaattaatgtgcaTTTTTTGCAGTTTTTGTTGAGATTAGGTAATTCGAATTCGAAACTTCTGGATTACATACCATTTAGTAAAGTAACTTGAGCAGAAAATCCTTTTGCAGAATTACGGAGACTGGTTTCAAAGGTTAAACCTAACTGATTCTCTTCTGTAATAACTGTGTTCGGAAATCTGTCTCCACAATAactgtaatttatttttagtaTAGACAtcaattacaaacaatttttagtTGTTACTTAAAAGTTTATCAATGATGATAATATTCTCAATTGATGTATACCTAACTTATGATTGAAATGAATAGGACTATTTCAGCATAATTTTCACTACAATATTGTACAGAAACTTAATGGTAATTCTAGGATGGAAAggataattaaattatattaaatataattacattatattaaCATGTACGTGTCTAGACGAAAACGATTTTTCTTCATGCCTTGTTTCATTTATTCTAAACATGTGATCTGACTTAAAAATTTGCAACCAGCTTACCTTAATCCAAACTGACCCGGAAGTGAATGCCTTACTTCCAAGCTATCCTCACATGTTCCATCTGAATTAGCCACAATATCAAAATCATCGAAGTCAAGTTTGAGTTTAAATCCAGGTGGTGCCTATTATACATAAAAACATGTTATTCTTTAGTAAAAGTACATGTTATTGATGCATCAACTATTATTACATTTTatccattataaaaaaaattgattagaCGAGGAAGATAATTGATGATGATACATAAAATCTATGGGGTTATTCGTTTTACactttttaaacatacatgtctTTTGATAAGGTTGGGATTTACTCGATTCCGTTGCTTTACTCACTATTATGTTCCAGTAACATTTTCTTCCAGAGGGGTACGGTAAGGGGTATTGAGGACTGGAAATATCGACGGCGGTTTGTCCGGTCGTTGAAAGATGTATTGTTTTTCCACAGTCTGATCAAAATGGTAAATATCCgaattcataaaattgaaaaatttcatgTTATGTTATGTTTAGggtatgataaaaaatattaacacatGTCACACTTCTTACGTTTAAGCGAGACAGTTTAATCCGAGTTTAAACCGCATATGATCTCACACCAATAAGCAATAATAATTGTGCAAAAGCATTGAACAATCAGTAATGACACAAAACTTTAAATCTGTTTAGATTTTGATCTAAAGCAATTTTGATCTTACCATAGGTTGTTGGATAGTAGTAACAGAAGTAGAAATAGACTTTTCCGTATGACCTGGCTAAGATTTTTGGAATATGTCCAGATGTTGTCGGAACATTGTCTTTTGTACCTACTGTGTATGTTTCTTCCTCAAAGCTCATATCTAAatgaaaagaagaaagaaaaaatattgtaataggGTTTACGTTCAAGATGAACAGTTGTAGTTCTGAATTATTGCGTACctatcaatattttaataaaaacatttgcaaCTGTCCATGTTTACTTTGTTTGCAACAAATCGCATCAAATGAATATCAATAAAACCACTTAATAATTTGCAGATTGATTTCTAAACACAGGCATTATACATGTGACATTTGCCAAGCGAATGCTTAATATAATGATGCTTGTACTACCATCAACTCTCTGGCATGATGAGGTTTCTTTGAACAAAATGAAGGGCTCTCTGTTTGGAATAAGAAGCGGGTTTCTAGTGAAACCATCCTCTCGACAACAGAAATGGAAAGTGACGCTATCATCATAGGAACCATCAGGGAGGGATCCAGAGATGTCAGATGGGGGTTGACTATCCTTCAGTGATATTGTTCCTTCACTGAATCCTATCATAAACAgtgatttattaaaattaaaaattgtacactttAGATTTTTTGGTATGATTGccctttttatcattttcaatatatctggTCGTGTGAATACGAATTAAGCCATGAAGAACCAACAAATTCAATTCATCAGATCAAGGGATGAATTGAATTTGAGCAAAAGCTCTATGAAGAAAAGTTCAatcaaacaacaaacaaaatcatgaaCGTAAGCTGATAAATACATGAAAATGCTCCAGGCGTCGTAGGATAGATGCTTACCTTCAGGACAACTCCCTCCAGATCTTATGATACAGTAAGAACCAGGGCCCCACGTTGTTTGTTCTCCTATAGGGCTAGTCTGAGGTTTTGTACAGAATTGATATTGTAAAGATTGGTCTGAGGATGTCAGAGCGGAATATGTATCTGAAGAAAGCGAGGAGTAATAGGAGTACTCCACAAATTGCCCCGTCTCAAAACCTTTAGGACACCCTTTAGACGCCTGTATCAAAGAAAACGGTTCTGCTGGCCATCTTGAATAAGATGTTGAGTCGACGTCTGAAGAAATTTCATAAAATGCTATATTAAAACAactatattttaaactttaaaatgtatGCTATTGAAAAagtgaatatgttttaaaaatttatatatatatatatatatatatatatatatatatatatatatatatatatatatatatatatataagtgcTCTCACTGAATCCCAGTGGTGTGTAGTAACAGAAGTATAGTTTGTAGTTAACAGTGTAACTAATCGTCATGTACGGTATATCTCCATTTGTATGCAATAATTCCTGGTCGTTTTTAATCCTTAAGTATTGTCTATTTGATGTCATTCCTAAATCAAATtggaaatataaaatcacattctagataaagtcatgttttaacaaataataataaataatattcaaaaagtCAAAGTCTATTTAACTTCTATGAAGTTTTATAGTGAGGTCtcgttaagaaaaaaaacattatataaaagataatgagtaaaacatttttattctgtAAACAGTCTAACCTGTAACTTCCTGACAGTATCTCGTAGACGGAAATATAATGAAAGGTTCCCCAGAGGGCAGATTTACTGGTGAGGAAGTCGAACCGTCACTGCGGCAACAGAAATAGAATCTTGAGTCGCTCTCAAACTGTCCATTAGGAAGAATTCCGGAAATGTTAGAAGGGTTTTCCAAATCATCGTATTGAATGTATCCCGAAGTAAACCCTACGAAGGCCAAAAGAaaccaaaagaaataaaagaattgTCTAATACCAGTTAATTTGTTTAAGTATTTTTCATCAACAATAGAATTACCTGAAGGACACACTTCGTCTTGTTGATATATGCAGTATTTTCCTGCTGGCCAACTCAATGAAGTAGCATCTTCGTCAGTTTTCTTCTTTGTACAAAAATTGTATGCCGTAGATGTCGGTTCAGATATTACATCAGCACTAAATATAGAACTGACGTGACTTTGTTTAGTATCCTTGTGATGCTGAGTGAGACTGCCTTCGTAAAATCCACTTGGACAACCAGTGGTCTGTGTACCGAGAATCGTAAAGGAATCAGACGGCCATTTGGAAGCTAACATTCGGTCTAAAATGAAACAAAGGTTGATATTGGGCAAATGCTGGAATAATTGTTATAGTCTGAGTAACGAAACATGATTAAGTAAAAGAttccttttaaaattgaatttaaattaagcAAAACAGCCTTTtgtctttcctttttttcaaattaggtTCAGAATGGACAGATAAAGACTAGAATTGTGAAAGCGAACTTTTTATTCGCCAATCTTTTAATATATGAACGAATAAAAGAACACAGTAAATCTATCGTAGATGTACCTCCGTCGTAGCGCGTGCGACATCCCATGGCTGGATCAAGTCCTTCTGGACAGCGGCAGGTGCACTGATCTTTGATGTAAGCTTGGTATCCAGAATTGTCACAGGTCAGTGTAAAATCACCACACTTTAGTCCTACATAAAGAGGTTAATCATAAAGGTCAAtccaaaattaaacatttttaacaattcacaaggaatttatcaaatatatggGAATTACTtaaacaggttgggaccaatctccaaaaatgggatataatagcccgtttgggatttaatagcccaaatgggatataaatttaaagtgcaaaaaattaaaaaaaattgatataaatacgCATTAAAATAGATGAAATACAACAACTTTTGGTAGACAACCTTTTCTGTAATTGTACTATTACGGAGATTGATCCCTCAGTATCTCCAAAACTTCTTGGAGATCAATCTTACAAACTACAGACATATAGAAAAACTTCTTAACCATAAGTTGTTGCTTTTGATTTACATCAATGCGGActatatcaaaaattttaaaataaaaaaaaatattgtttgcactttaaatttatatcccatttgggctatAATATCCCAAACGGGCTGTTATATCCCAATTGggagattggtcccaacctgttaaATTTGTAGTTTAATGTTCAAACTTAATTTGTTAACGTAAATCAAAGGCATATTTTATATCTTAAGTAGGGAGGAATATAatgtgatattttgtttaacaagtatgttttacatgttttctacctttaaaatgtttaattaattttgagTAAAAATTTATTGCAATATAATTtggtgttttgttttcatttatcgTTTATGATTTGAGTAACTATATCCAAGGTAAATTTCTGTTTTGTGTTCATGATGAATGAGAAGgcattagtatatatatatgcaaacaATATTAAGGAATCTAATGTATCATCTTTATGATTGTGCTTTATAAACACGTACTATAGGTGacccatatatacatgtacctttgcaATCTGTAATCTGAGACACCTCGCTGAACAAATAATATTGATAAGGATCCGTTTTTTTCACAAGATATTCAAGATCAGGATCAAACACAGACATCGTTGGACCTCCAGTCGTGAAAGTCTACAAggcatgagaaaaaaaatattcataaaaggTCAAAAATTTTCTCATGGTTTATTTGACATATTGAATATTGATAAAGCTTCACGAATAGTAACCcacagaga is part of the Crassostrea angulata isolate pt1a10 chromosome 3, ASM2561291v2, whole genome shotgun sequence genome and encodes:
- the LOC128178053 gene encoding uncharacterized protein LOC128178053; protein product: MQLFSSIAFSSLLIFAVGNSDLVQASSKLRETEKEESVLRNVLRALIERNHVRQQKNSLHFTGRNADISLKRENEANKENTADDDLGNDNEGDVDNAHDYKVLGKKGDSKAVHDKYRKDHIKNAHTDNTEAGVQEEEEECNEYYHQIEMAIKHGRNPDDVSKPDVDCEIYQNEKRMNGRSKRFAILNPGVWDRGIVPYLFDAVSMYDEEKQFSRIRAHNHYEYWTCLRFIPYTETTQIDYGLSHNNYLKHLSTGGCWSFVGNLAKKNGQNINCCGNDVCVHELGHAFGLNHEQKNPLYNDYLSVHYSNIQESYKSQYYERNIKSSWMFGYYDLSNVMHYGMYTFTTGGPTMSVFDPDLEYLVKKTDPYQYYLFSEVSQITDCKGLKCGDFTLTCDNSGYQAYIKDQCTCRCPEGLDPAMGCRTRYDGDRMLASKWPSDSFTILGTQTTGCPSGFYEGSLTQHHKDTKQSHVSSIFSADVISEPTSTAYNFCTKKKTDEDATSLSWPAGKYCIYQQDEVCPSGFTSGYIQYDDLENPSNISGILPNGQFESDSRFYFCCRSDGSTSSPVNLPSGEPFIIFPSTRYCQEVTGMTSNRQYLRIKNDQELLHTNGDIPYMTISYTVNYKLYFCYYTPLGFNVDSTSYSRWPAEPFSLIQASKGCPKGFETGQFVEYSYYSSLSSDTYSALTSSDQSLQYQFCTKPQTSPIGEQTTWGPGSYCIIRSGGSCPEGFSEGTISLKDSQPPSDISGSLPDGSYDDSVTFHFCCREDGFTRNPLLIPNREPFILFKETSSCQRVDDMSFEEETYTVGTKDNVPTTSGHIPKILARSYGKVYFYFCYYYPTTYDCGKTIHLSTTGQTAVDISSPQYPLPYPSGRKCYWNIIAPPGFKLKLDFDDFDIVANSDGTCEDSLEVRHSLPGQFGLSYCGDRFPNTVITEENQLGLTFETSLRNSAKGFSAQVTLLNENDSSFCYTNNGENYRGTVDITRRFAKCVPWSEVKHCLSSTYNPMDLDDDLLNNYCRNPGHGTRPWCITNKYLCTRGYCDVCGIEKCFDIFDDCEERVTDMLSCERDPELQRGCRMSCNLCNQQLQTGVGSVTCGMPVVPSDSTSGVLKESYSVDETVVLSCETNAFETQTITCLADGTWSNAGFTCGRCKTGWIPYQGQCYKAFYDEVDRDTAVTRCASENNAILASSRDAKENEFLTSLVQDGVYFWIGIEDNLWADGEPVEWTNYKSGSTKSCAYIADGDGKWRGTSCSSAKYIPYVCSYSPQARKICKDASDNCRKYVNADAQACSNDEFVWHTCPKTCGYCKQIEDNCPVPSVTLESNTELVNSDSALAIGDVLQYRCKSGYSHTQGDLYRACKRSGSFTGDPPQCSVSSTVPEPNNYAPLVSMGKSLSTRYSYTGVNAMMTIQKSGKLVKWRFYSETDGTVALQVWRPTSTDKTYTLIGQNEIPDSFVGGIRTFEVPTENQIDVQNGDLIGIFSLNAEIPFERCDTATNGETYGSVLKSVSKKYSVSDWSVSTQYTFQDVSDSCRIIPVTAFIM